One genomic region from Dehalobacter restrictus DSM 9455 encodes:
- a CDS encoding mechanosensitive ion channel family protein: MPEYRNIFGNFYFFIIFRKIFSKYLFKIILKIVKKTPVDIVSNILLSFEKPIRVLFIVIGIYYALMFLPFDSNYYILFIKIFRSLIIILIGWGLYNLSSTSSAFFIKIAKRFDIEVDRILFPFISQLLRFVIVILVISIIASECGYNVGGFLAGLGLGGLAIALAAQDTIKNILGGIVIITEKPFTIGNWIKTPSVEGVVEDITFRSTKIRTFAQALVTVPNSTLANEAITNWTKMGKREINFNLGLAYSTPRNKIQTCVERISTMLNKHEDVDKELIIVRFNEFNESSLDIFLYFYTTTTSWQEYLRVKENANYKIMEILEQENVSVAFPSRSIYLEQSK, translated from the coding sequence TTGCCGGAATATAGGAATATCTTTGGCAATTTTTATTTTTTTATTATCTTTCGTAAGATCTTTTCAAAATATCTTTTTAAAATAATATTAAAAATCGTTAAAAAAACACCTGTAGATATAGTATCAAATATTTTATTATCATTTGAAAAGCCTATAAGAGTTTTATTTATAGTGATTGGTATTTATTATGCTCTTATGTTTTTACCATTCGACAGCAATTATTATATTCTGTTTATCAAGATATTCCGTTCTCTAATAATAATTTTGATCGGATGGGGTCTATATAATTTGTCATCGACTTCATCCGCCTTTTTTATTAAAATAGCCAAACGGTTTGATATAGAAGTAGACAGGATATTATTTCCGTTTATCTCTCAACTTCTCCGATTTGTTATTGTAATATTGGTCATAAGTATCATCGCCAGTGAGTGTGGATATAATGTGGGGGGGTTTTTAGCAGGTCTGGGATTAGGTGGGTTAGCAATTGCCCTTGCAGCTCAGGATACAATCAAGAATATTTTAGGTGGAATTGTCATAATAACTGAGAAACCTTTCACAATTGGGAACTGGATTAAAACGCCCAGTGTCGAAGGGGTAGTAGAAGATATTACTTTTCGCAGTACTAAAATCAGAACTTTTGCTCAGGCTTTGGTTACTGTTCCAAATTCCACTTTGGCAAATGAAGCAATTACAAATTGGACCAAGATGGGGAAGCGAGAAATAAATTTTAACCTGGGGCTCGCATATTCCACACCCAGAAATAAGATTCAAACTTGTGTGGAAAGAATCAGTACGATGTTAAATAAACATGAAGACGTGGATAAGGAATTGATCATAGTTCGATTTAATGAGTTCAATGAGAGCAGTTTAGATATCTTTCTTTACTTTTATACAACAACAACTTCCTGGCAAGAGTATCTTCGTGTTAAAGAGAATGCAAACTATAAAATAATGGAAATTCTGGAGCAAGAGAATGTCTCGGTCGCATTCCCCAGCCGCAGTATTTATTTGGAACAAAGTAAATAA
- a CDS encoding SLC13 family permease, which yields MSHNTQVIVALVIFLITYALIISEKLHRTVVALAGSALIILVGILNQEEAVKAIDFNTIGLLIGMMIIVGITRRTGVFEFLALKAAKTAKGDPWLIMLFLAIITAVTSALLDNVTTVLLMVPVTFSITEKLNINPIPFLLTQVIASNIGGTATLIGDPPNIMIGSATGLTFVDFILNLGGVVVIVFAANMLALKLIYRKSLVVDEKRKAKIMSLDESQAIKDHFLLRKCLVVLSVTIVGFILHGLLHLESATIALGGAILLLLITREEPEDILLTIEWPTIFFFAGLFVLVGALGHVGIIEWIAKKALDATGGALTLTTMSILWLSAIASAFVDNIPFVATMIPLIQKMGELGGIENLRPLWWALSLGACLGGNGTLIGASANVIVAGLSEKQGFSITFKMFFKLGFPLMLLSIVIASVYIYFVYLF from the coding sequence ATGTCGCATAATACACAAGTTATCGTTGCATTGGTAATTTTTTTAATAACCTATGCTTTAATAATAAGCGAAAAACTACATAGAACGGTAGTTGCTTTAGCTGGGAGTGCCCTCATCATTTTAGTAGGCATTCTAAACCAGGAGGAAGCAGTTAAAGCAATCGATTTTAACACTATAGGATTATTAATTGGGATGATGATCATTGTTGGTATTACCCGTCGCACTGGCGTGTTCGAATTCCTCGCCTTAAAAGCGGCTAAAACCGCAAAGGGAGATCCATGGCTTATTATGTTATTCTTGGCAATCATAACAGCAGTAACATCTGCACTTCTGGATAATGTAACGACAGTACTGCTTATGGTACCAGTTACGTTTTCGATAACCGAAAAGTTAAATATAAATCCTATTCCCTTTTTGCTTACTCAAGTTATAGCCTCAAATATCGGGGGAACGGCTACGTTAATTGGTGATCCTCCAAACATCATGATCGGCAGCGCTACCGGCCTTACCTTTGTTGATTTTATCCTAAATCTAGGCGGGGTAGTTGTAATAGTTTTTGCCGCAAATATGCTTGCTTTGAAATTAATTTATCGGAAATCATTAGTTGTGGATGAGAAGAGAAAAGCAAAGATTATGTCCTTGGATGAAAGTCAGGCGATCAAGGATCACTTTCTTTTGCGCAAATGCTTAGTTGTGCTTTCTGTAACAATAGTAGGTTTCATTCTACATGGTTTGTTGCATCTGGAATCTGCAACGATTGCGTTGGGTGGCGCCATTCTTTTGTTATTAATTACCCGTGAGGAGCCGGAAGATATCTTGCTGACAATCGAATGGCCTACTATCTTTTTCTTTGCTGGACTGTTCGTGCTGGTTGGGGCGTTAGGGCATGTAGGTATTATTGAATGGATTGCTAAGAAGGCATTAGATGCTACCGGTGGGGCCTTAACATTAACGACAATGTCCATTCTGTGGTTGTCTGCTATTGCTTCAGCATTTGTAGATAATATCCCCTTTGTCGCCACCATGATTCCCTTGATCCAAAAGATGGGGGAATTAGGAGGAATTGAAAACCTAAGACCACTATGGTGGGCTCTTTCATTAGGGGCTTGTTTGGGAGGAAATGGTACATTGATCGGGGCATCCGCTAACGTAATAGTTGCCGGTCTCTCGGAAAAGCAGGGTTTTTCAATTACGTTCAAAATGTTTTTTAAACTTGGTTTTCCTTTAATGTTGCTCTCGATTGTAATAGCCTCAGTTTATATCTACTTTGTTTATTTATTTTAA
- the nhaB gene encoding sodium/proton antiporter NhaB — translation MKQMGIGQAFKANFLGHAPDWYKRAILAFLLLNPILMYTAGMYVTGWVLIVEFIFTLAMALKCYPLPAGGLLAIEAVVLGLTSPQMVYSEVETNLPVILLLMFMVAGIYFMKEGLVYLFSKLLTKVHSKVALSFLFAVLGAFLSAFLDALTVTAVIIAVAYGFYNIFHKFASSEKVYEEYDINHDHSVDEKYHEDLDEFRGFLRNLMMHGAVGTALGGAITLVGEPQNLLIGSIMKWDFVDFFIQCAPVSIPVLIVGLLTTIILEVTKFWGYGYQFPESVRKVMEDDVKAKDAVRNMRGRVRLIVMALCGVLLIFSLALHLAEVGIIGLMIIILLTAFNGVTEEKRIGHAFEEALPFTALLVVFFAVVAVIHDQHLFTPIIQWVLNMEGQNQLVAFFAANGVLSAISDNVFVATVYMTETQQAFEAGGIALEQYNKLAVAINMGTNIPSVATPNGQAAFLFLLTSALAPLIRLSYLEMVKLALPYAIVMSLTGVLATMYLL, via the coding sequence ATGAAACAAATGGGCATCGGACAAGCATTCAAAGCAAATTTTCTGGGTCACGCTCCGGACTGGTACAAAAGAGCAATTCTTGCTTTTCTGTTATTGAACCCTATTTTGATGTATACCGCCGGTATGTATGTTACCGGTTGGGTGTTGATTGTCGAATTCATTTTTACCCTGGCAATGGCGTTAAAATGTTATCCGCTTCCTGCCGGTGGGCTTCTGGCAATCGAAGCCGTTGTGCTCGGACTTACTAGCCCTCAAATGGTCTATAGTGAAGTTGAAACGAACCTGCCGGTTATTCTTCTTCTGATGTTCATGGTCGCCGGGATCTATTTTATGAAAGAAGGTCTTGTGTACCTGTTTTCCAAGCTCCTTACTAAAGTACACTCTAAAGTCGCGCTTTCATTTCTGTTCGCTGTATTGGGTGCGTTTCTTTCCGCATTTCTGGATGCGCTGACCGTAACGGCGGTGATTATCGCCGTGGCCTACGGTTTCTATAACATCTTCCATAAGTTTGCTTCCAGTGAAAAAGTATACGAAGAGTATGACATTAATCACGATCATAGTGTTGATGAGAAATATCATGAGGATCTGGACGAGTTTCGTGGTTTTCTGCGTAATCTTATGATGCATGGCGCGGTGGGCACTGCGCTGGGCGGAGCAATAACGCTGGTTGGTGAACCGCAGAATCTGTTGATTGGCTCCATCATGAAATGGGATTTCGTAGATTTCTTTATACAATGCGCCCCTGTGTCTATCCCGGTATTGATCGTTGGTCTTCTGACCACCATTATCCTTGAAGTTACTAAGTTCTGGGGGTACGGCTACCAGTTTCCTGAGTCGGTACGAAAGGTTATGGAAGATGATGTAAAGGCCAAAGATGCTGTCAGAAATATGCGAGGACGTGTACGCCTGATTGTTATGGCTTTGTGCGGCGTTCTGCTGATCTTCTCCCTGGCGCTGCACCTGGCGGAAGTAGGCATTATTGGTCTGATGATTATTATCCTGCTTACAGCCTTCAATGGGGTTACTGAAGAAAAGCGCATTGGTCATGCCTTTGAAGAAGCGCTGCCGTTTACTGCGCTGCTGGTCGTATTTTTCGCCGTCGTCGCGGTTATTCATGACCAGCATTTGTTTACGCCGATTATTCAATGGGTACTGAACATGGAAGGACAGAATCAGCTTGTCGCTTTTTTTGCGGCCAACGGTGTCCTTTCAGCAATCAGTGACAACGTATTTGTTGCTACGGTATATATGACTGAAACACAGCAAGCATTTGAAGCCGGAGGTATTGCGCTGGAGCAGTACAACAAGCTGGCAGTTGCCATTAATATGGGTACAAATATCCCATCTGTTGCTACGCCAAACGGTCAGGCGGCGTTTCTGTTCCTCTTGACGTCTGCTCTGGCTCCGCTGATTCGCCTGTCTTACCTGGAAATGGTAAAATTGGCGCTGCCTTACGCCATCGTTATGTCTCTTACAGGTGTGCTGGCAACAATGTACCTGTTGTAA
- a CDS encoding DUF3231 family protein yields MVLAFAKEEKMNEISVGGVYSLWNILTYNYGIMVKLEIYQNYAHDIDLKFKLQDILDDLKDRNNKIEKIMNKYNVKSPDYPPKDVHEVINSQVVTDQQIGKFLLLIAQERLEIKVRAVRNASVSDDVRSLFMRFVEEEIYNLDSILNYLKLKKWVHQPPMYPNVPEGSKEDCYLWDHLVYRYLNMEQIKFFSRLVHDGDFGLLLNKRYEMSEQQAKQLEDEMNTLGLPIPKRPPKSLGLVDNTEFIDDYFIFNQLLYGMTAATINHAQAVKCSIDDRLRKLFGGYLWSEMEAINAMIKYGGLKGWLITSPLYRMNHPC; encoded by the coding sequence ATGGTCTTGGCTTTTGCTAAAGAAGAAAAAATGAATGAAATAAGTGTAGGCGGAGTTTATAGCCTTTGGAATATTTTGACATATAATTATGGTATTATGGTAAAGCTTGAAATTTATCAAAATTACGCTCATGATATAGATTTGAAATTTAAGCTACAAGATATACTTGATGATTTGAAAGACCGGAACAATAAGATTGAAAAAATAATGAATAAATACAATGTTAAATCTCCCGATTATCCGCCTAAAGATGTACACGAAGTAATAAATTCCCAGGTGGTAACTGACCAACAGATTGGCAAATTTCTTTTGTTAATAGCACAAGAACGACTGGAGATAAAAGTTCGGGCAGTGAGAAACGCTAGTGTCTCCGATGATGTTCGCAGCTTATTTATGAGATTCGTAGAAGAGGAGATTTATAACCTGGATTCCATCCTTAATTATTTGAAACTGAAAAAGTGGGTCCATCAGCCGCCGATGTATCCTAACGTCCCAGAAGGCAGCAAAGAGGACTGCTACCTATGGGATCATCTGGTTTATCGTTATTTAAACATGGAGCAAATAAAGTTCTTTTCGCGGCTTGTTCATGATGGAGACTTTGGACTTCTCCTTAATAAGCGCTATGAAATGTCGGAACAACAAGCTAAACAGTTGGAAGACGAAATGAACACTTTAGGGTTGCCTATTCCCAAAAGACCTCCAAAATCATTAGGGTTAGTTGACAATACTGAATTTATTGATGATTATTTTATCTTTAACCAACTGCTTTATGGAATGACGGCTGCTACGATCAATCATGCCCAAGCTGTAAAGTGTTCAATAGATGACCGATTAAGAAAACTCTTTGGAGGGTACCTCTGGAGTGAAATGGAAGCCATCAATGCAATGATTAAGTATGGTGGGTTAAAGGGATGGCTTATAACATCACCCTTATACAGAATGAACCATCCCTGTTAA